Part of the Anopheles coluzzii chromosome 3, AcolN3, whole genome shotgun sequence genome is shown below.
aacagtgtacgagattcagacttttttcggcACATAACCACAACAGCGTACAATGGCATATTTGCTATCTTCATTGCACGTCTAGCGTTACACATTTTGAggttaaatagtttttaaattgttggtATTTATATGAATGATACGATACGAAAGAACACAACTGATGCAAACTAAACGtaatacacaaaaagaaatacacataACCTGCTTCAACGCTTGGCTTGGAGAGCGAAATGTTACGAATGGAAGaaccacacatacaatcaTATATTGCTTGTCAAATTATGAGAGTGTATGAGTTATCGTCCGAAAATTTCCGCTTGGGTGGGTCTATATACACTATCCTTAgtccaaatagacatacagcgacaacgtcgcgcgcgacgacttcgcgcgcgacaaaaagtagctcaattttgcaaacagagctactcgtcgcgcgcgacaattttgcttcatccgaaataatcgaattatctagttttttttacaagccagattaatgccaatcacaaaaaattagatttgaacacattttaacctatatttgtgtgttttcaaatacAGCAAtgatccgcagtacgcgatactcgatatacgcgaattcgcagtacgcgattcctctaaatttgacagctccatgtgtttttttgcaaacactttAATTCTTTGAACTATTTTATACTCTTTTTGGATTTCCTTAATGTTCCTtaagcattttgcattaaatttgtgcaaaagatacctgttttacaacaaaaaacatcaatgCATAATtctgtggcgatatttttcaacccttGAACCgatagtgtaaactatttttccataggaatccgctgTACgtgaaaactcgagatacgctattgtgctcggtcccgtacgatagcgtatatcggataatgactgtataaaacaagttggttgactgaatcaaatgagctactttgatctacacagagtgaaattttgagctatttttcgtcgcgcgcgacgttgtcgTTGTATGTCTAATTGAACGGTGACAGGGTTAAATGACTGGAATGGATGAATGGATGTTTTTTGGTCATTGGGAATTGAACGAACATTTCATCCATCTTCTTTTGCGGCGCCATATGTCAAGCGCGAGCTGCCAAATCGTGTAGCGTTCATTTGTGGAAACAGAAAAGCTGTGCATCTTCCTCGATCTCCGTTGTAAAAATCTacgaaattgcaaaaaaaaaatgtctcaCGGACGCAACGAGTGCCGAATCTATGTCGGTAATCTGCCGCCAGACATCAGAACCAAGGATATTCAAGATCTGTTCCACAAATTTGGCAAAGTGACGTTCGTCGATCTGAAAAACCGCCGCGGTCCGCCATTTGCTTTTGTCGAGTTTGAGGATGCACGGTAAACTTTCGTCCCGTAAATGCGGCCCAAGAGGTAGGAAGAACTAAAAACAATCTCCCTTTCAACAATCCCTTTTGTTTGCAGTGACGCTGACGATGCGGTGAAAGCTCGCGACGGATATGACTACGATGGGTACCGATTGCGGGTAGAGTTCCCACGAGGCGGTGGTCCCGGTAGCTATCGCGGCAGCCGCCAAGGGAACAGCGACCGTAACAGTAGGGGTGGTGATCGTAACAACCGGGGACCACCGGCCCGTAGGTCACAGTTCCGGGTGATGGTGACCGGATTACCATCGTCTGGCTCGTGGCAGGATCTGAAAGATCATATGCGTGAGGCCGGCGATGTGTGCTTTGCCGATGTTTACAAGGATGGTACGGGAGTGGTGGAGTTCCTGCGTCATGAAGACATGAAGTACGCGATAAAGAAACTTGACGATTCCCGGTTTCGCTCACACGAGGTTAGTAAGAAAACGAgtaagagagagggagagagagagagagagagagagtagcaCCTGCGAACGAGCTAATTtcattccgattccgattttttatattctaTCTCAAACCATGTCTCCTAGGGCGAAGTTGCCTACATTCATGTACGTGAAGATTCCGGAAACGACGATTCCGGCAAGCGTGATTACCGGGATAGGTATGTGTAATGAATTATGTTGCTTTTCCAAAGGCGTACTAGAAAATAATTCCCTTTTCCGTATCATTCTTCTGCAGATCCTACTCACCCCGCCGACGTAGAGGTTCGCCAACTTACTCGCCGGTACAACGGAGCGTTTCCCGATCCCGTTCACGCTCGTACAATTGAACCAGGTGAATGGCGCGGTTATGTTCCGAAGATGACTAAAGTAATTTAAACGCTAAATCTACTTCTATCTTCAGTTTTACGTAAATGAACACAGTACCG
Proteins encoded:
- the LOC120955634 gene encoding serine/arginine-rich splicing factor 1A; the encoded protein is MSHGRNECRIYVGNLPPDIRTKDIQDLFHKFGKVTFVDLKNRRGPPFAFVEFEDARDADDAVKARDGYDYDGYRLRVEFPRGGGPGSYRGSRQGNSDRNSRGGDRNNRGPPARRSQFRVMVTGLPSSGSWQDLKDHMREAGDVCFADVYKDGTGVVEFLRHEDMKYAIKKLDDSRFRSHEGEVAYIHVREDSGNDDSGKRDYRDRSYSPRRRRGSPTYSPVQRSVSRSRSRSYN